The nucleotide window tagggccgacccaaacatttattttttccccctctagtccgaccgacttgccggttgcaaattgcgttaagaccgaccgatttttttttaattaggcccattattcttcaaacacccaatacaaatgcaatacaatatTATCATATTTTCTTTAGTAGCCtattgtgaatacaaattgcctacatacaaacgtaggctgcgttctttcttccaaataaaaacctgtggcgtcatatgtttatgtttgtcatgcGCTACAGGCTGCTTCcagtctcattcactgccagtGGTTCGCGCTTGACTGTAGCCTAATGGCTGCGGCTGTAGCCAAGAAAATGTTCGTGGTCGACGTCAAAACTTATACTAGTTCGGGCACTATTATCCACCTGAAAACGCATTAAACACTTGAACATTTAGATGACTTGGCACGAAGTTGTGTCCAGATATTTTCCCGGACCCATCCCTTCTCCCCATTCGTGTAACGGTGACCGTGTCAACAGACTTAAATGAGACCTTAAGGTTTTGGTGGAAGAAACTCAAAAAATTGAGGACGTGCCAGCATTAAGTGGTTTCTTTTGGATTGAAACATTTAAGTGACCCGTTAAGGGATCGTTCTACTACAGGCTAGCAAGGACAGCTATTCTTCAAGTGGTTAAGAACTAGCTActggtggagaaaagaaagcaacgtAGGCTACTGTCTCTGATTTGTAGGTTGCATTGACACGTCGTAGCGGTGGATGCAAGTAAACCGTATAATCTAGTTAGGCCTACCAGTAAAATCATTGAAAttaacattatttttttcataatatattttcatatgatatattttttgtttacttctctggcagtaggctacagcatatttaaagctatagcctacattttagtcaagtcaagtttatttgaatagcacatacacatatacacagaggtcattcaatgtgctttagacacaaagcaaatagtaacaaataaaagcagagaagggcaatatagtcaaagaataattcaaaaggtaaagatcattagaaagcaagaatttaagcaagagtgtttgtgtgttgttacaacaaattggatctagtCATTGGTGTGCAGATAACATACGGTTAATGCACCCTCTATAAAGTATGCTGAtttttgttaagtcacgttcagaaatattactatattgccaaaagtattgggtcacctgccttgacccccatatgaacttcagtcacatcctattcttaatccatagggcttaatatgacattggtccaccttttgcagttataagagcttcgactcttctgggaaggctttccaaggtttaggagtgtttatgggcatttttgaccattctttcagaagcgcatttgtgaagtcacacactgatgttggacgaggagactggctctcagtcccctttaattcatcccaacggtgttctattgggttgaggtcaggtgcaggccagtcTTCTTCAGTTCTTCcataccaaactctgtcatccatgtctgtatggaccttgcttggtgcacgggtacacagtcatgcatatatcttgtggaaagccttcctagaagagttgaagctgttatagctgcaaagactggaccaacgtcatattaaaccctatggattaagaataggatgtgactgaagttcatatgggggtcaatgccggtgacccaatacttttggcaatatagagagtgtgtcgtgtgtgtgtgtgtgtatgtacatatatatataacatgcaaatgtttttaaattcataccaacaaaatcgccgtgaccaaaaaataactttttttttttaccttgaatcttgaaaaaaaaaatatttgcctacctaccgacccaatttttttggggggggggctgttactgcaaacacaaatatttttaaggatggccccAGGATCAGTCTTTGTGGCCCTGCTTTTTAAGTTAATGAGGGGGAGGGTCAAAACAAAGAATGGCAGTTTTGAACCATACTGGACCTCACTTGCTGAACCTGCTATGAACTTAttgcctagcctagaaatctagacacaccctagcgggcaaaaatatttttgcctagcgggatggtctagggtcgcaccgttgaggccaagcctgcgctaggctccaggccagcctagccaatcagaacgctctatctgtgtacggagtccttgagcccgccttcggcttccgatattgacgccaggggtccccatgcgtcctcgttcgactagttgggtgtgagaccatgttgcacaaccatagagaaaaacataatatggatgaggctaacgaggCGCgctcggctttggaagagttagacttgggcttttctttgaaggttgagcagaaagaagcactcaagtcatttgttttaaagaaggatgtacagtacttgccgttttgccgaccggctacgaatggtcacaaatgctggcctattacgtgcagaggcagtttgaaagacaactgttcatcccacccacaggcttcagctctgtgaatggtctgaccccagactatacatttctgtatagtttggcttgccaggctacttaTTGCCTGCAAATGTACAAAAAGTTGTATTAAACAATGCAAATACAGAGCAGCATCACTGCAGTGTACTGCTTTATGTTTCTGTGAGTGAGAATATCAGAGTGTAAAGCTGTGTTAATAATTTCTTTGCTTCTTGACCGAGACAAAAGTGGTCATTGAATTCAGCATGGAATCTTATATGTTATGTTATTAATTAAATTATGTAACTATTCAAAGCTCAACTGCAGAATAGTTGAACTACTGGTTCTTTGTTCTGTTTCTTGTTATGCAGGCCTacattaaaaagacaaaaaaaaagagagaaaagaactaaaaaaaaaaaaaaaaaaaaaacgccatatttggtggccatttttaatttttttaaaatcgtatcttatattttaaagtttaaaggCCTTCTATGTGAAAGTGTGCTCATATTTATATGCATCATTGTGAAATATGTTATTGTATTTAAAATTTGACCATAGATATAAAAGCTTAATATATCTATGGCCATGACCCCCAGGGGTCAGATTTTGAGCGCCTACGGTCCTAAATCTGATCAGACCGCCtttgtaccaaatttcatgcttttatCGCAAAGTGATCGATTTTTGCGCTTAGCCGCCCTactagaagaagaagaagaagaagaataagaagaagaagaacgcTAAAAGTTAGCTTTTTCGAAAGTGTGATAAGACCGTTCTAAAGCCCTCGAGCTTTGTTGACTCAAATAACAACCACTGAACATGCTTACCTTCCACATCAgttaacgtcagtttaacagtTTCACTCAAAGGTAAATGACATCGAGAACGAAGCTCGTAGATATAAATGAATGTTGCTTGACTTTAAACGAAAGTAGACGTATTCAACATGGATGATAATGTTAGGCAAAGGAACAGAAGTCGACTACCGACTAACACAGAGCGGGTCCAGAGAGCTCGCCCAGAGGAAGGCTATATTTGTGAGGAGTATGATCCAGTGGAGGAATTAAAACAGATGGTGGAATGCTACAATGAGGAAAAGAAGAGTCGGGTATGTTGGTTAATGTCACTAGCAGCTAGAGTTTAGAGAATGGCTAGCAGCTAAACCATATACATACGATACGTATATGGGCTAGCTAAACAGTTCCACATGAATGACAGTCAAATGACAGTCACATGACAAAAGGATTTTCCTACAGCAAACTGTTGATGGTGCAGCTGGTCAGCCAGGTAGCTAGCTAGTCAGACTCTGTTTCGAGCAGTAGCCAACAACAATGTTATTAATAATATCAATAATACCattaatatagcctagcctataatACCTTCTTTTAAAAATCCTCTTCCATTCCGTTTAATTTATTCCACTGCACTCTCAAAATGTGATAATTCTCCCATCcttaaaatacacacagaatGATCGAAAACATAACCGAGCTCCTGGATCAGACGTGTTACGATCACTCACAAAAATCGtttccctgaaaatttaatcgaaatccatctataactttttgagttatcttgcgaacaaacaaactattttcaaacagacagacaaaccgaTGAAAACACCTCCTTGGCACATTAATGTTTCTTTGATTGTGAGTGGGTGATGTAGGCTAATGCTATCCATCTAAATGAAAACACATGAATAGGCTTATGCTGCACAACATAGGCCAACTACCAATTTAAATATGAACTGTTAAGTTTGGTGGTTCAACTTCACACAAGTATAGAGTAGCCTAACCTACTTTTCTATGAAGTCGCCCCGCAAGGAAGGAATGGAGATGCGCCACTCGCCTGCTGTCATATGCGCCACTTAACCTCTCATGCCATAAACTGACCACTGGCCTAACTGTCCTACATCACTCTACTCTGTCCTGAGCCGTGTTTGAAATAGGTTCAGGCACAAGACAGCAGGTGTGCAGTACTTGCAGTTGCGTTGCAGCAATGTTGCAGAATGAAGTTTTCACTAATGTCTCAAGAACTCAAGAAGTCTATGTTGGAGTTTAATAGATGATGATGGATGGTTAATAGAAGGTGAAGGTGATTTGGTATCTATGGTTATGACCTTACGACCCTAGGAGGAGCAGGCTTTGTACAGCACAAAAACCAGACATACAGTACGATGTTATTTGACAGTGTTTTGCTTTTTTCACTGTAGTTTAGATTTGATTTTGGAAACTGAAAATACAGTATAAGTTAACAGATCTTACACGATTGCTTAGGCAGTGTTCAAAGATCCTTTAGAATGCTTTCTCAAACGTGTTATCCTTTCTTTTACTGTGCATCTGCTGCTTTTAAGTCAGAGagaactgacagacagacagaaagtttggtagtgtgcgtgtgtgtgtccaactaGGGACCATGACATGAGGGAAATATCACTGCAGCGATGAATATGAATGCCAGACTCCCATTCTCACCTGGTAGCGCCACTGTGATGTAAAGCACCATGAGTCATGAGCTATTGCTGCTATTGATGCTGCTGGACATGGGCTCTTCTTCTTTCTTACCTCCTGGGGTTAGTGATGAGTATCAGTAACCATCCATCTATGACGTTTTGGTCACGTGCTATAGCGCTGGTAGCTGCCTGCAGTCGGCACAGGCTGCCTAGCGCTGGAGCTGAAATAGCTAACTAACTGATACGCTTTCTTATTTAGCTGTCACACAAGTCTTGCTTTTGTCGGCGTTCGTCCTCAAGGAGACGAGCCGGTTTTAGACGCCTGTTGTGCGTGCAGCTAGTTTTTGGCCTCACTAATTTACCATCTACATAGTGATCATGTCGGCAGTTCAACGAATGAAAGTAGCCAACGAAAAGCACAGCAAGACAATCACACAACGCGGCCACGTCCAAAAGACCACGGTAACGTTGACAATTGAGCATCTATCGATTTAGATGGTTAGCGCTTATtgtgatgattgacagttagAATAATGATTTGTCAATaactgtgtgtgagtaatgTAATTATTAGTTACTGCATCGACCAAGTAAACGTTAGATAGCAAGCTAACTTAATGTTAGCTAGTTAGCCGTGCTTAGTGGGCCAACAACGTTATCTGAGTAGCATTAGCACACTAGGTCAACAGCCAATCGTGTTTGAATTTAGATGGTTAGCTTTGTCTGTTGACACACTTAGCATTTTGCTAACCTTAGAAAGCCTACTACGTTTCTTGCTATCAATGAATGAATTTCAGAATATAATGCCCTCTTCTATTTTTCAATGCGGGAATAATGTCAATGgtaaattatgctatttttgAGTGAGTATGTAATCTGCAACAATATGTCAAGTGCACTCCACTCTGGCAAATCTCCCGACCGAATTTTCTGACGTCACTGACATATGTATGTACAGAGCAAT belongs to Sardina pilchardus chromosome 16, fSarPil1.1, whole genome shotgun sequence and includes:
- the zgc:85858 gene encoding stress-associated endoplasmic reticulum protein 1 isoform X1, with amino-acid sequence MDDNVRQRNRSRLPTNTERVQRARPEEGYICEEYDPVEELKQMVECYNEEKKSRRVVNEDKSPVGPWLLALFVFVVCGSAIFQIIQSIRQGM